A window from Mangifera indica cultivar Alphonso unplaced genomic scaffold, CATAS_Mindica_2.1 Un_0016, whole genome shotgun sequence encodes these proteins:
- the LOC123205787 gene encoding uncharacterized protein LOC123205787, whose amino-acid sequence MADRKRSERQFKIGDQVYVKLQPYRQVTMHSGNQKFQPRYFSPFTILDKVGAVAYRLQLPTDAAIHDVFHVSLLRPAYSRVVVSPTLPPQFTPQRWPQCILDRKMVRRRNIPAVKLLIQWPNETHETTIWEFADTIRNQFLFFPLRTRKSKGEYLIQTVKTKG is encoded by the coding sequence ATGGCAGACCGTAAACGTTCAGAAAGACAATTTAAAATTGGAGATCAAGTCTATGTGAAGCTCCAACCGTATAGACAAGTAACTATGCATTCAGGCAATCAAAAGTTCCAGCCACGATACTTTAGTCCATTCACTATCTTAGACAAAGTGGGTGCGGTAGCATACAGGCTGCAGCTACCGACTGATGCAGCGATTCATGATGTTTTCCATGTTTCCCTCTTACGACCTGCTTACTCTCGAGTTGTTGTTTCTCCTACCTTACCTCCACAATTTACCCCGCAACGCTGGCCTCAGTGCATTCTTGATAGGAAAATGGTTCGTAGGCGCAACATTCCAGCTGTTAAGCTATTAATCCAATGGCCAAATGAGACACACGAAACTACTATTTGGGAGTTTGCTGATACCATCCGTAACCAAttccttttttttcccttgaggacaaggaaATCGAAGGGGGAGTATTTGATACAAACTGTTAAGACAAAAGGATGA
- the LOC123205788 gene encoding universal stress protein A-like protein — protein sequence MADPERTDILVAVNKSSEKGYPNPSKRSKVAFEWILENIVRTNVDRFGLFILHVHQPYPPDAEYEEALEMLDYFDNKCLQIGVAHLSWTAPGDDPKVVICEEAQRISADLLVLGIRKRASIRRFFNRGESAAEYCIKHTDCPVITANKKATQRHIAL from the exons ATGGCCGACCCGGAGAGGACTGACATATTGGTGGCGGTGAACAAGTCCAGCGAGAAAGGCTATCCTAACCCCTCGAAACGCAGCAAGGTAGCCTTCGAATGGATCCTTGAGAACATTGTTCGAACTAACGTTGATCGTTTCGGCCTTTTTATCCTCCACGTCCACCAACCATACCCTC CCGATGCAGAATATGAAGAGGCGCTTGAGATGCtggattattttgataataaatgtCTTCAGATTGGG GTGGCTCATTTATCTTGGACCGCTCCAGGGGACGACCCTAAAGTAGTTATTTGCGAAGAAGCGCAAAGAATCAGCGCGGATCTCCTCGTCTTGGGAATTAGAAAACGTGCTTCAATACGGAG GTTTTTTAATCGGGGCGAGAGCGCTGCTGAATACTGTATAAAGCATACTGATTGTCCTGTTATCACTGCTAATAAAAAGGCAACTCAAAGGCATATTGCCCTTTAG